The Patescibacteria group bacterium genome contains a region encoding:
- a CDS encoding ATP-dependent Clp protease proteolytic subunit: MPNWKDILDELREQGSTHDIIRRKYLLELHKLTKRNVIAYYSGFLQKKIRELQGELGINDNDKNGFMTAIHKLDSSKGLDLILHTPGGEVAATESIIDYLTKKFDDIRIIVPQLAMSGGTMIACSGNKIVMGKQSSLGPIDPQFNGLPAHGILEEFKQAHEEIKKDNSKIAVWQPIIAKYHPTLIGECQKAVKWSKVIAKNALEKRMLKDDPDKKKKIAKILKELTSHSITLSHGRHLSDEKCKELGLVIESLEDSQEFQDAVLTIHHAFMHTLTATPAFKIIENHNGVAYIQSMQSLIIPAPNK; this comes from the coding sequence ATGCCTAACTGGAAAGACATTTTAGATGAATTGCGAGAACAAGGCAGTACTCATGATATTATTAGAAGGAAATATCTTCTCGAGTTGCACAAACTAACTAAGAGGAATGTAATTGCTTATTATAGTGGGTTTTTGCAAAAGAAAATTCGTGAACTTCAGGGCGAGCTTGGAATAAATGACAATGACAAAAACGGCTTTATGACCGCAATTCATAAGCTAGACTCCTCAAAGGGTCTTGATTTGATTTTACATACTCCTGGCGGTGAAGTTGCTGCAACGGAATCAATAATTGATTATCTTACTAAAAAATTTGATGATATTCGCATAATTGTGCCTCAACTTGCCATGTCTGGTGGAACAATGATTGCTTGTTCTGGAAATAAAATCGTAATGGGAAAACAATCTAGTCTTGGTCCGATCGATCCCCAATTTAATGGTTTGCCCGCCCATGGAATTTTAGAAGAATTTAAACAAGCTCATGAAGAAATAAAAAAAGACAATAGTAAAATAGCCGTTTGGCAACCAATTATCGCTAAATATCATCCAACCTTGATTGGCGAATGTCAAAAAGCTGTGAAATGGTCAAAGGTTATTGCCAAAAATGCATTAGAAAAACGCATGCTTAAAGATGATCCCGATAAAAAGAAAAAAATTGCTAAAATTCTTAAAGAATTGACTAGTCATTCTATCACTTTGTCGCATGGACGGCATTTATCTGATGAGAAATGCAAAGAACTTGGTTTGGTGATTGAATCGCTCGAAGACAGTCAAGAGTTTCAAGATGCGGTATTAACTATACATCATGCTTTTATGCACACATTAACAGCAACGCCAGCTTTCAAAATTATTGAAAATCATAATGGAGTAGCATACATTCAATCAATGCAATCTTTAATAATTCCAGCACCAAATAAATAA
- a CDS encoding MutH/Sau3AI family endonuclease — MKIVTRTTAINNLKKHIGKDLRKLALQYGITTYETGKQNKGWKGLVLERLAGLENNVSKAPNGLSYELKSVSFHEVKNKLTPKETMAITMINPEELKQHSFFESHCWAKLKSIVFCAVMWHGQNSESAELLKVASLDFAEDDDLIKEIKADYDFIREKLIKHGFESLTGKDGKWIQARTKGTGGINPRTGKRRPITRAFYARTSLVKKIFEIAS; from the coding sequence ATGAAAATAGTTACAAGAACAACCGCAATAAACAATTTAAAAAAGCATATCGGAAAAGATCTGCGAAAACTTGCTTTGCAATACGGAATTACAACTTACGAAACAGGAAAACAAAACAAGGGCTGGAAAGGTTTGGTTTTGGAAAGATTGGCAGGATTGGAAAATAATGTTTCAAAAGCACCAAACGGACTTTCATATGAGTTAAAATCAGTCAGTTTTCATGAAGTAAAAAATAAACTTACTCCAAAAGAAACAATGGCAATTACGATGATTAACCCAGAAGAACTAAAACAACATTCATTTTTTGAAAGTCATTGTTGGGCAAAACTAAAATCAATCGTATTTTGTGCTGTTATGTGGCATGGTCAAAATTCTGAAAGTGCTGAATTGTTAAAAGTCGCCAGTTTAGATTTTGCCGAAGATGACGATCTTATCAAAGAGATAAAAGCCGATTATGATTTTATCCGAGAAAAACTTATCAAACACGGTTTTGAAAGTTTAACAGGCAAAGACGGAAAATGGATACAAGCGAGAACAAAAGGAACTGGCGGAATAAATCCTCGGACAGGAAAACGCCGACCAATTACTCGAGCATTTTATGCAAGAACAAGTTTAGTTAAAAAGATTTTTGAAATAGCTAGTTAA
- a CDS encoding site-specific DNA-methyltransferase, giving the protein MQKPFYEKPRFKLYQADCLELLNSLPENSVDMIFADPPYFLSSGSFTCQNGKMVSVKKGDWDLTNGTKKNFEFHNEWIKACRRVLKPNGTIWISGTYHSIYQCGFALEINKYHFLNDVAWFKPNASPNLSCRFFTASHETLLWARKEKKGKHTFNYDLMKNGDWSEDQMKKPGLQMRSVWSINTPKPIEKKFGKHPTQKSFDLLKRIVLASTNKGDVILDPFTGSSTTGLAAYLYGRNFIGIDTEKQYLDLSIKRFEELDKNLKNKLSKK; this is encoded by the coding sequence ATGCAAAAACCTTTTTACGAAAAACCGAGATTTAAGCTATACCAAGCAGATTGTTTGGAGCTTTTGAATTCTCTGCCTGAAAACTCGGTAGATATGATTTTTGCAGATCCTCCTTATTTTTTATCAAGTGGTAGTTTTACTTGCCAAAATGGCAAAATGGTCAGTGTAAAAAAGGGTGATTGGGATTTAACTAATGGAACAAAAAAGAATTTTGAATTTCATAACGAATGGATAAAAGCGTGTCGCCGAGTTTTGAAACCAAACGGAACAATTTGGATTAGCGGAACTTATCACTCAATTTATCAATGCGGTTTTGCTTTAGAAATTAACAAATATCATTTTCTAAATGATGTTGCATGGTTTAAGCCGAATGCCTCGCCAAATTTGTCATGCCGATTTTTTACAGCCAGTCATGAGACTTTACTTTGGGCGAGAAAAGAGAAAAAAGGCAAACACACTTTCAATTACGATCTAATGAAAAATGGCGACTGGTCAGAAGATCAAATGAAAAAACCCGGCTTACAAATGAGATCTGTTTGGTCAATCAATACCCCAAAACCGATTGAAAAGAAATTTGGCAAACACCCAACACAAAAATCTTTTGATTTGCTTAAAAGAATTGTTTTAGCAAGCACAAACAAAGGTGATGTAATTTTAGATCCTTTTACTGGAAGTTCAACAACAGGTCTTGCCGCCTATCTTTATGGTAGAAATTTTATTGGCATAGATACTGAAAAACAATATCTTGATTTATCTATCAAAAGATTTGAAGAACTGGACAAGAATTTAAAAAATAAACTTTCTAAAAAATAG
- a CDS encoding 2,3-bisphosphoglycerate-independent phosphoglycerate mutase: protein MKKVIFVICDGLGDRPIPELNNQTPLEAAKTPNLDHLVQKGISGAMHAVDIGIRPGSDTSHLAIFGYDPYTYYTGRGPFEVAGAGLELKTGDVAFRVNMGTVDENLNVVDRRAGRIDDTSEFADMFNGTKIDGVEFILKSSIGHRVAMIMRGENLSGDISDCDPHIENAKIKLSQPTKDTPEAKRTAEVLNKFLDMTYQRLKDLPTNKKRQEQGLLPANYFLVRGAGIMPEMPSFKQKYNLNSACIAGGALYRGIAKIVGMDVIDLDPQATGKPDSNLKVKVDKLIEIYNDYDFFLLHFKGTDTLGEDGDWQGKKDFIENKIDPALKPLLDLENSLIVVTADHSTPCALKAHSADDVPITIYSQGIRDDDVEHFNERECARGRLGHIQGRHVMPIVIDLMGLASMFGA, encoded by the coding sequence ATGAAAAAAGTTATCTTTGTAATCTGCGATGGTTTAGGCGATCGACCTATCCCCGAACTCAACAACCAAACCCCGTTAGAAGCCGCCAAAACGCCCAATTTAGACCATTTAGTCCAAAAAGGCATATCCGGTGCTATGCACGCCGTTGACATTGGTATCCGCCCAGGTAGCGACACCAGCCATTTGGCTATTTTTGGTTATGATCCTTACACTTACTACACTGGCCGTGGGCCATTCGAAGTCGCTGGCGCTGGTTTAGAATTAAAAACCGGTGATGTGGCTTTTCGAGTTAATATGGGTACGGTGGATGAAAATTTAAACGTTGTTGATCGACGCGCCGGCCGTATTGATGACACTTCAGAATTTGCTGACATGTTCAATGGCACTAAAATTGACGGCGTGGAATTTATTTTAAAAAGCTCAATTGGTCATCGCGTCGCCATGATCATGCGCGGTGAAAATTTAAGTGGCGATATTAGTGACTGTGATCCACATATTGAAAATGCTAAAATTAAGTTATCTCAACCCACCAAAGACACACCCGAAGCCAAAAGAACAGCTGAGGTTTTGAATAAATTCTTAGATATGACCTATCAAAGATTAAAAGACCTACCGACCAACAAAAAACGCCAAGAACAGGGCCTTTTGCCAGCTAATTATTTTTTAGTCCGTGGCGCTGGCATCATGCCTGAAATGCCAAGCTTTAAACAAAAGTATAATTTAAACTCTGCTTGTATTGCCGGTGGCGCACTTTACCGCGGTATTGCTAAAATTGTGGGGATGGATGTCATTGACCTTGATCCGCAAGCCACTGGCAAACCAGATTCAAATTTAAAAGTTAAGGTTGATAAGTTAATAGAAATTTATAATGATTATGATTTCTTTTTATTACATTTTAAAGGCACTGACACCCTAGGTGAAGACGGGGATTGGCAAGGCAAAAAAGATTTTATTGAAAATAAAATTGATCCAGCTCTTAAGCCTTTACTTGATTTAGAAAATTCTTTAATTGTGGTCACTGCTGACCATTCCACGCCTTGTGCCTTAAAAGCCCACAGTGCTGATGACGTACCGATTACTATTTACAGCCAAGGTATTCGCGATGATGATGTCGAGCACTTTAATGAACGCGAATGCGCCCGTGGCCGCTTAGGCCATATCCAAGGCCGACACGTCATGCCAATTGTGATTGATTTAATGGGTTTGGCTAGTATGTTTGGGGCGTAG
- a CDS encoding undecaprenyl-diphosphate phosphatase: MPIYQAFILGLIQGITEWLPISSSGHLVIVQNWFKISQPLPLDLMLHFGTALVVIFIFRKIIWQLLKILFTWQVHDPKFKLIIYIILASIPTALIGLIFKDLIESLFSNVLMVGIALILTGSLLFLTRKTGDKKLTPAKSILIGLAQGIAIIPGISRSGSTIGTGLILGVDRKTATTFSFLIFLPAILGASILEINHLAQADWLPILIATLTAMLVSYLVINWLLKLIQHNKFWYFSFYCWFVGLIIVLVNII, from the coding sequence ATGCCTATTTATCAAGCATTTATCCTCGGCCTTATTCAAGGTATAACTGAATGGCTACCAATTTCCAGCTCAGGTCATTTAGTTATTGTTCAAAATTGGTTTAAAATTTCTCAACCTTTACCGCTAGATCTGATGCTCCATTTTGGAACGGCTTTGGTGGTAATTTTTATTTTTAGAAAAATAATTTGGCAACTTTTAAAAATTTTGTTTACCTGGCAGGTTCACGATCCTAAATTTAAATTAATTATTTATATAATTTTAGCTTCCATTCCCACAGCCTTAATTGGTTTAATTTTTAAAGATTTAATTGAAAGTTTATTTTCTAATGTTTTGATGGTTGGTATCGCCTTAATTTTGACTGGTAGCTTATTATTTTTAACTCGTAAAACTGGCGATAAAAAATTAACTCCCGCTAAATCTATTTTAATTGGTTTGGCCCAGGGCATAGCAATTATTCCTGGCATCTCTCGTAGTGGCTCAACTATCGGCACAGGTTTAATTTTAGGCGTTGATAGAAAAACTGCCACGACTTTTTCTTTTTTAATTTTTTTGCCAGCTATTTTAGGTGCTTCAATTTTAGAAATAAATCACTTAGCTCAAGCTGATTGGCTACCAATTTTAATTGCCACCTTAACGGCTATGTTAGTTTCTTATTTAGTTATTAATTGGTTATTAAAATTAATCCAACATAATAAATTCTGGTATTTTAGTTTTTATTGTTGGTTTGTGGGGTTGATTATTGTTTTGGTAAATATAATATAG
- a CDS encoding diacylglycerol kinase family protein — protein MYFYFFDSFLNQKKYSTQIKEIETQLVDLGIDGRLFKLTPLRNLKEALRESYKKGVQTFVAVGDDATLNKLINNLPSLKVKIGFIPINKTHLSYGLGIENGKKACLQIANRLLKTVNLARILDEYFLGSITLSGTDFVIDCDGQYEIQSLYPQQTILITNLGSFDNWVSNPADDKLEVVFWPQKKSLFSKIDRRSLFLVKKLIIKSQGKKNLPLKTETNKILKTPVAIHIAKAKIDIIVGKNRLF, from the coding sequence ATGTATTTCTATTTCTTTGATTCGTTTTTGAATCAAAAAAAATATTCTACTCAAATAAAAGAAATAGAGACTCAACTAGTTGACCTCGGGATTGATGGTCGACTTTTTAAACTTACACCTCTACGCAATTTAAAAGAAGCTCTACGCGAATCATATAAAAAAGGCGTACAAACTTTTGTTGCTGTTGGTGATGATGCCACTTTAAATAAATTGATTAATAATCTACCAAGTTTAAAAGTTAAAATCGGTTTTATTCCAATTAATAAAACTCATTTAAGCTACGGCTTGGGCATAGAAAATGGCAAAAAAGCTTGCTTGCAAATCGCCAATCGTTTATTAAAAACAGTTAATTTAGCTAGAATCCTCGATGAATATTTTTTGGGCTCTATTACTTTATCTGGCACTGACTTTGTTATTGATTGCGATGGCCAATACGAAATTCAATCACTCTATCCGCAACAAACCATTTTAATTACTAATTTGGGTAGTTTTGACAATTGGGTATCTAATCCAGCTGATGATAAATTAGAAGTTGTTTTTTGGCCACAAAAAAAATCTTTGTTTAGTAAAATTGACCGCCGGAGTTTATTTCTAGTCAAAAAATTAATTATCAAAAGCCAAGGTAAAAAAAATCTACCGCTTAAAACTGAAACCAATAAAATCTTAAAAACGCCCGTAGCTATTCATATTGCCAAAGCTAAAATTGATATCATCGTGGGTAAAAATCGCTTATTTTAA
- a CDS encoding polymer-forming cytoskeletal protein translates to MFNKHHDSLDNKNKQEIETVIGSSINVKGNFIGKGNIRIEGKINGSVRTRKDIVVSNGSVVEANIYGENILIAGNVKGNVRAQGKLTLSKTAQVKGDVEYLILSVEEGAILNGKCTLGTPEDKTKIPEKIDKKPIVIKDDKNKK, encoded by the coding sequence ATGTTCAACAAACATCATGACTCTTTAGATAATAAAAATAAACAAGAAATTGAAACTGTCATTGGTTCGTCTATTAATGTTAAGGGTAATTTTATCGGCAAGGGCAATATCCGCATTGAAGGTAAAATTAATGGTTCTGTTCGAACCAGAAAAGATATTGTTGTTAGTAATGGTTCAGTTGTCGAAGCTAATATTTATGGAGAAAATATTTTAATTGCTGGTAATGTCAAGGGAAACGTCCGCGCTCAAGGTAAATTAACCTTATCCAAAACAGCTCAAGTCAAAGGTGATGTTGAATATTTAATTTTATCAGTTGAAGAGGGCGCAATTTTAAATGGCAAATGTACCTTAGGCACACCTGAAGATAAAACTAAAATTCCAGAAAAAATTGACAAAAAACCAATCGTAATTAAGGACGACAAAAACAAAAAATAA
- a CDS encoding FAD-dependent oxidoreductase: MSQYDLIIIGTGPAGLSAAVYAARYQINFLLIGQLPGGLITESPLVENYLGIQSISGFELSQKMLEQIKFLGHEPVFDKVTQITHQNKFYQVKTSQQDYQAKSLILAMGAHHRKLNLPREEELNGKGVAYCATCDGPLYKDKVVAVAGAANSGLGSAFILAKYAQHVYVIEMLDKILADKSWQSKIEKLNNVDIILSNQITALKGQDRLESIVLKEPFQDQTELNVAGLFIEIGLQSNSQLAQNLNIDLDERGYIKINMHGQTNLPGVMAAGNVTSGQYQFDQVITAAASGAIAADSANKFLS, translated from the coding sequence ATGTCTCAATACGATTTAATTATTATTGGCACTGGGCCTGCTGGCTTGTCGGCTGCTGTCTATGCAGCTCGTTACCAAATAAATTTTTTATTGATTGGTCAACTGCCGGGAGGTTTAATTACCGAATCACCCTTGGTTGAAAATTATCTTGGCATTCAAAGTATAAGTGGTTTTGAATTAAGCCAAAAAATGTTGGAACAAATCAAATTTTTAGGACATGAGCCGGTTTTTGATAAAGTCACGCAGATCACTCACCAGAACAAATTTTACCAAGTTAAAACCAGCCAACAAGATTATCAAGCCAAGAGTTTGATTTTAGCTATGGGCGCGCATCATCGTAAATTAAATTTACCTCGGGAAGAAGAATTAAATGGTAAAGGGGTAGCTTATTGTGCGACGTGTGATGGCCCATTGTATAAAGATAAAGTGGTGGCGGTCGCTGGTGCAGCTAATTCCGGTTTAGGCTCGGCTTTTATTTTAGCTAAATATGCCCAACATGTTTATGTAATTGAAATGCTAGATAAAATTTTAGCTGATAAAAGCTGGCAATCTAAAATCGAAAAATTAAACAACGTAGATATAATTTTAAGCAATCAAATTACAGCATTAAAAGGTCAAGACAGACTAGAATCGATTGTTTTAAAAGAACCTTTTCAAGATCAAACGGAATTAAATGTAGCGGGCTTGTTTATTGAAATTGGTTTACAATCCAATAGTCAATTAGCTCAAAATTTAAATATAGACTTAGATGAACGCGGTTATATTAAAATAAATATGCACGGTCAAACCAATTTACCTGGTGTGATGGCAGCGGGAAACGTGACGAGTGGTCAATATCAATTTGATCAAGTTATCACAGCGGCCGCCTCGGGCGCTATTGCCGCTGATTCGGCTAACAAATTTTTAAGTTAA
- a CDS encoding methyltransferase domain-containing protein, giving the protein MFQSKVPGGNELLDPQKVLTAVGVIQGLKIGDFGCGGRGFFSLQAARMVGQDGVVYAIDILKPVLKSVENEAHSLGLYNLKTVWSDLEKKDATKIKTELDIALVINLLFQVEKNENVIYEVKRLLKTQGKLLIIDWKQTGALFGPPVEKRVDIEQIKNLVIKIGFELQEEFEAGSFHFGLIFIKK; this is encoded by the coding sequence ATGTTTCAATCAAAAGTGCCAGGTGGCAACGAGCTTCTTGACCCACAAAAAGTTTTAACCGCAGTCGGCGTTATTCAAGGTTTGAAAATCGGTGATTTTGGTTGTGGTGGTCGGGGCTTCTTTAGCTTGCAGGCCGCCCGCATGGTTGGTCAGGATGGCGTAGTTTATGCTATTGATATTTTAAAGCCAGTTTTAAAAAGCGTAGAAAACGAAGCTCACAGTTTAGGCTTGTACAATTTAAAAACAGTATGGTCAGATTTAGAAAAAAAAGATGCCACCAAAATTAAAACAGAATTGGATATCGCCTTAGTAATTAATTTATTGTTTCAAGTTGAAAAAAACGAAAATGTGATTTATGAAGTTAAACGTTTATTAAAAACACAGGGCAAATTGTTAATTATAGATTGGAAACAAACCGGAGCTTTGTTTGGCCCACCAGTTGAAAAAAGAGTTGATATCGAACAAATTAAAAATTTAGTCATTAAAATAGGCTTTGAATTACAAGAAGAATTTGAAGCTGGTTCTTTTCATTTTGGTTTAATTTTTATAAAAAAATAA
- a CDS encoding YraN family protein — translation MALSKRELGRLGEKIACQFLVQHHYQIIETNFQTRSGEIDLICYDQEGAVVFIEVKTRSNLNLGYPEEAVGKIKQAKMLKVAEEYILDRPDLSDKNYYFDVLALEINFQTRLAKVKHFKHILSG, via the coding sequence ATGGCTTTATCTAAGCGTGAGTTGGGTCGGTTGGGTGAAAAAATTGCATGCCAATTTTTAGTCCAACATCATTATCAGATTATTGAAACAAATTTTCAGACTCGAAGTGGTGAAATTGATTTAATTTGTTATGACCAGGAAGGGGCAGTTGTCTTTATTGAAGTTAAGACGCGCAGTAATTTGAATTTAGGCTATCCTGAAGAAGCTGTTGGTAAAATTAAACAAGCTAAAATGTTAAAAGTAGCTGAGGAATATATTTTAGATCGACCAGATCTATCCGATAAAAACTATTATTTTGATGTTTTAGCTTTAGAAATTAATTTTCAAACGCGTTTAGCTAAAGTTAAACATTTTAAGCATATTTTAAGTGGATAA
- the nusA gene encoding transcription termination factor NusA — protein MTNQIVSAIKQICEEKGISEDLVLEAIEQALAAAYRKDFGEKGQNVEVKFDPETGKMQMFDVKSVVDVVEREVENEEGEMEMRLYVPLSPEEISETEDGEEITERRFNSKKDLTLDEAKAIKKTAKLGDEIRQKLDVPSEFGRVAAQVAKQVITQRLNEIEKDVIYEEFKNREGQIVVGLVQRIEPTHIVVDFERTSGIIPKQEQIYSFRYRIGQKIKLYVLAVDKANRGPKILLSHIHPAIVKDLFNSEIPEINNGSVEIKSIAREAGSRTKIAVESKQENVDPIGSCVGQRGARIQVIISELGGEKIDIINYNEKPETYISNALAPAKVSKIEINEETKIAKVMVKNDQLSLAIGKSGQNVRLAAHLTGWKLAIVSEHGEEVGLDNIETKEPVDEKLETVESAPNQNEDEIEKIIEAEPVVDEE, from the coding sequence ATGACAAATCAAATTGTTTCAGCTATTAAACAAATCTGTGAGGAAAAAGGTATTTCCGAGGATTTAGTTTTAGAAGCTATTGAGCAAGCCTTAGCGGCTGCTTATCGTAAAGATTTTGGTGAAAAAGGCCAAAATGTTGAAGTTAAATTCGATCCGGAAACGGGTAAAATGCAAATGTTTGATGTTAAAAGTGTCGTAGACGTGGTCGAAAGAGAGGTTGAAAACGAAGAAGGTGAAATGGAAATGCGTTTATACGTGCCTTTAAGTCCAGAAGAAATTTCTGAAACTGAAGATGGTGAGGAAATCACTGAACGGCGTTTTAATTCTAAAAAAGATCTAACTCTAGACGAAGCCAAAGCGATTAAAAAAACCGCCAAGCTTGGTGATGAAATTAGGCAAAAATTAGATGTGCCATCAGAATTTGGCCGAGTTGCTGCTCAAGTCGCTAAACAAGTCATTACCCAACGTTTAAATGAAATTGAAAAAGATGTGATTTATGAAGAATTTAAAAATCGCGAAGGTCAAATCGTGGTGGGTTTAGTTCAGAGAATTGAACCAACGCACATTGTGGTTGATTTTGAAAGAACGAGTGGTATTATTCCCAAGCAAGAGCAAATTTATAGTTTTCGCTATAGAATTGGTCAAAAAATTAAACTTTATGTTTTAGCTGTTGATAAAGCTAATCGTGGCCCTAAAATTTTACTTTCCCATATTCACCCAGCTATTGTAAAAGATTTATTTAATTCAGAAATTCCTGAAATTAATAATGGTAGCGTTGAAATCAAATCCATTGCCCGCGAAGCTGGATCTAGAACAAAAATCGCGGTTGAGTCCAAACAAGAAAATGTTGATCCGATTGGTTCATGTGTCGGACAACGTGGAGCTAGAATTCAAGTGATTATTTCAGAATTAGGCGGAGAAAAAATTGATATTATTAATTATAATGAAAAACCAGAAACCTATATTAGTAACGCTTTAGCGCCAGCCAAGGTTAGTAAAATTGAAATTAACGAAGAAACTAAAATAGCTAAGGTGATGGTTAAAAATGATCAATTGTCTTTAGCTATTGGAAAATCTGGCCAAAATGTGCGTTTAGCTGCTCATTTAACTGGTTGGAAATTAGCTATTGTGAGTGAGCATGGCGAAGAGGTTGGTCTTGATAATATTGAAACAAAGGAACCAGTAGACGAAAAATTAGAAACAGTGGAATCGGCTCCAAATCAAAACGAAGATGAAATAGAAAAAATAATCGAAGCTGAGCCAGTTGTTGATGAGGAATAA